One stretch of Nesterenkonia halotolerans DNA includes these proteins:
- the betT gene encoding choline BCCT transporter BetT translates to MASATHDVSNDVPSEAQGNGSGGTPARSKVNLPVFIGSAAIIIAFTLWAWLAPDTAYTTLESVFLWIGANLGWYYILTAGIVVVFVLIVAFSRVGRTKMGPDHSTPKYNLFTWTAMLFAAGIGVDLMFFAISGPATNLTTAPGNEAGSAEATEMAVLWTLFHYGIPGWAMYALMGMAFGLFAYRYHLPLSIRSALYPIIGKRAQGATGDGIEIAAVIGTIFGIATSLGIGVVFLNYGLEWLFGIPQGTGAQAGLIALAVVVTIFSAVSGVDKGIRRLAELNVIFAVILLLYVLIAGETTYLLNGLVKNVGDFFAFFPSMLFDTFAYNPPEGQWLEWWTLFFWAWWIAWAPFVGLFLARISRGRTLRQFVTGTLIIPFGFILLWISIFGNGAIWQFLQGNTDFINAAVENPESSYYLLLEQYPGATFTIGLSVITGLLFYITSADSGALVMANFTSKSLSASDDGAPWLRVFWALATGALTLAVLMLDGVYTLQMATVIIGLPFSVVMYLLMVGVWRALRMERYNRDSREATLPWMVSERTREPGERGNLSWRRRLARGMHFPSAKQATEFVETVAAPAVEDVASELREQGADVSCQRGVVPDTDIPHIDLHVYFGEQTEFKYQVYPVAYSVPSFARSMRPTEETYYRVETFSATGSGGHDLMGYTREQVIADVLDSYERHLTFLTMSEEGGQSASLHTDSNIPDDWDHDRTHG, encoded by the coding sequence ATGGCATCGGCCACGCATGACGTCTCGAATGACGTCCCGAGCGAGGCCCAGGGGAACGGCTCCGGCGGGACCCCTGCGCGCTCAAAGGTCAATCTGCCGGTCTTCATCGGCTCCGCGGCGATCATCATCGCCTTCACCCTGTGGGCCTGGCTTGCACCAGACACGGCCTACACCACTTTGGAATCAGTCTTCCTCTGGATCGGCGCCAACCTGGGTTGGTATTACATCCTCACCGCCGGCATCGTGGTGGTCTTCGTCCTGATCGTGGCCTTCTCCCGCGTGGGCCGCACCAAGATGGGACCGGATCACTCCACGCCGAAGTACAACCTCTTCACCTGGACGGCGATGCTCTTCGCCGCCGGCATCGGCGTGGACCTGATGTTCTTCGCCATCTCCGGACCCGCCACAAACCTCACCACCGCTCCGGGCAATGAAGCCGGGTCGGCCGAGGCCACCGAGATGGCGGTCCTGTGGACGCTGTTCCACTACGGCATCCCCGGCTGGGCCATGTATGCCCTGATGGGCATGGCCTTCGGCCTCTTCGCCTACCGCTATCACCTGCCGCTGAGCATCCGCAGCGCGCTCTACCCGATCATCGGCAAGCGCGCCCAGGGCGCCACCGGCGACGGCATCGAGATCGCCGCCGTCATCGGCACAATCTTCGGCATCGCCACCAGCCTCGGCATCGGCGTGGTCTTCCTGAACTACGGTCTGGAATGGCTCTTCGGCATCCCGCAGGGCACCGGCGCGCAGGCTGGCCTGATCGCCCTCGCCGTGGTCGTGACCATCTTCTCCGCCGTCTCCGGCGTGGACAAGGGCATCCGCCGGCTCGCCGAGCTCAACGTCATCTTCGCCGTGATCCTGCTGCTCTACGTGCTGATCGCCGGCGAGACCACCTACCTGCTCAACGGGCTGGTGAAGAACGTCGGCGACTTCTTCGCATTCTTCCCCTCGATGCTGTTCGACACCTTCGCCTACAACCCGCCTGAGGGTCAGTGGCTGGAATGGTGGACGCTGTTCTTCTGGGCCTGGTGGATCGCCTGGGCACCCTTCGTCGGACTCTTCCTCGCTCGCATCTCCCGCGGCCGAACGCTGCGCCAGTTCGTCACCGGCACGCTGATCATCCCGTTCGGCTTCATTCTGCTGTGGATCTCGATCTTCGGCAACGGTGCCATCTGGCAGTTCCTGCAGGGCAACACCGACTTCATCAACGCCGCCGTGGAGAACCCCGAGTCCAGCTACTACCTGCTGCTCGAGCAGTACCCCGGTGCCACCTTCACCATCGGCCTCTCGGTCATCACCGGTCTGCTCTTCTACATCACCTCCGCCGACTCCGGTGCGCTGGTGATGGCGAACTTCACCTCAAAGTCGCTCAGTGCCTCCGACGACGGCGCCCCGTGGCTGCGCGTCTTCTGGGCGCTGGCCACCGGCGCCCTCACCCTGGCGGTCCTCATGCTCGATGGGGTCTACACCCTGCAGATGGCCACGGTGATCATCGGGCTGCCGTTCTCGGTGGTGATGTATCTGCTCATGGTCGGCGTCTGGCGAGCCTTGCGCATGGAGCGGTACAACCGCGACTCGCGGGAGGCCACCCTGCCGTGGATGGTCTCCGAGCGCACCCGTGAACCGGGCGAGCGCGGAAACCTCAGCTGGCGCCGTCGTCTGGCCCGCGGGATGCATTTCCCCTCGGCCAAGCAGGCCACCGAGTTCGTGGAGACCGTGGCCGCCCCGGCCGTGGAGGATGTCGCCTCGGAACTGCGCGAGCAGGGAGCCGATGTCAGCTGTCAGCGCGGAGTGGTTCCCGACACCGATATCCCGCACATTGATCTGCACGTCTACTTCGGCGAACAGACCGAGTTCAAATATCAGGTCTATCCGGTGGCGTACTCGGTGCCCAGCTTCGCGCGCAGCATGCGCCCGACCGAGGAGACCTACTACCGTGTGGAGACGTTCTCGGCCACAGGCTCCGGAGGACACGACCTCATGGGCTACACCCGGGAACAGGTCATCGCCGATGTCCTGGACTCCTATGAGCGTCACCTCACGTTCCTCACCATGAGCGAAGAGGGTGGCCAGTCAGCCTCCCTGCACACCGACAGCAACATCCCGGATGACTGGGATCACGACCGCACGCACGGATAA
- a CDS encoding aldehyde dehydrogenase family protein: MSTAEQVSTLFIDGQWVSAQSGETRTIYCPADGSEVDVVSEAGEADTIAAIAAARKAFDSHVWADTPAAERGAFVTAVADAIEARKDEFARAEALDTGKRFVEAQIDMDDIIACYRHFGKLADAESGRLIDAGDPTVLSRVVYEPVGVVGMITPWNYPLLQAAWKMAPALAAGNSFILKPAELTPHTGMLIMDVYDSLGLPAGVANLITGAGATAGAPLSSHPDVDMVSFTGGVVTGRKIAATAAETVKKVALELGGKNPNVVFADADFDAAVDNALNAGFVDSGLVCSAGTRLIIEESIKEKFVTELVRRAEHIRMGGPFEESAETGPLISAEHRQKVYDYTQRGIEEGATLRTGHHFGGEEHRNGYFYAPTVLDDVKRGMSVVVEEGFGPVITVETFTTEAEAIETANDTIYGLAGAVWTSNRGTAHRVSSRLRHGTIWINDYHPYVPQAEWGGFKQSGVGRELGHMGLDEYRESKHIYENTEPAVTGWFSMPEK; the protein is encoded by the coding sequence ATGAGCACAGCAGAGCAGGTCTCCACGCTGTTCATCGACGGACAGTGGGTTTCAGCCCAGTCCGGCGAGACGCGCACGATCTATTGCCCAGCCGACGGCTCCGAAGTCGATGTGGTCTCCGAGGCCGGTGAGGCGGACACCATTGCCGCCATCGCCGCCGCCCGCAAGGCCTTCGACTCCCATGTCTGGGCCGACACCCCTGCCGCCGAGCGCGGCGCCTTCGTGACCGCGGTGGCCGACGCCATCGAGGCCCGCAAGGACGAGTTCGCCCGCGCCGAGGCGCTGGACACCGGCAAGCGGTTCGTCGAGGCGCAGATCGACATGGACGACATCATCGCCTGCTACCGGCACTTCGGGAAGCTGGCCGACGCCGAGTCCGGTCGCCTGATCGACGCCGGGGACCCCACGGTCCTCTCCCGCGTGGTCTACGAGCCGGTCGGCGTCGTCGGGATGATCACCCCGTGGAACTATCCGCTGCTGCAGGCGGCCTGGAAGATGGCACCTGCCCTGGCGGCAGGCAACAGCTTCATCCTCAAGCCGGCTGAGCTGACCCCGCACACCGGGATGCTGATCATGGACGTCTATGACTCGCTGGGCCTCCCCGCGGGCGTGGCGAACCTGATCACCGGTGCCGGCGCCACGGCAGGCGCCCCGCTGTCCTCCCACCCCGATGTGGACATGGTCTCCTTCACCGGAGGCGTGGTCACCGGGCGCAAGATCGCCGCCACCGCGGCAGAGACGGTGAAGAAGGTCGCACTGGAGCTCGGCGGCAAGAACCCCAACGTAGTCTTCGCCGACGCCGACTTCGACGCCGCCGTGGACAACGCGCTCAACGCCGGGTTCGTCGACTCCGGGCTGGTCTGCTCCGCAGGCACCCGGCTGATCATCGAGGAGTCCATCAAGGAGAAGTTCGTCACCGAGCTGGTCCGCCGCGCGGAGCACATCCGCATGGGCGGACCCTTCGAGGAGTCCGCCGAGACCGGTCCGCTGATCTCGGCCGAGCACCGCCAGAAGGTGTACGACTACACCCAGCGCGGCATCGAGGAGGGCGCGACCCTGCGCACCGGACACCACTTCGGCGGCGAGGAGCACCGCAACGGGTACTTCTACGCGCCCACCGTGCTCGACGACGTCAAGCGCGGCATGTCAGTGGTCGTCGAGGAGGGCTTCGGCCCGGTCATCACGGTGGAGACCTTCACCACCGAGGCGGAGGCCATCGAGACGGCCAATGACACGATCTACGGCCTGGCCGGAGCTGTCTGGACCTCCAACCGAGGAACCGCTCACCGGGTCTCCTCCCGGCTGCGCCACGGCACCATCTGGATCAACGACTACCACCCCTACGTGCCGCAGGCCGAGTGGGGCGGCTTCAAGCAGTCCGGCGTCGGACGCGAGCTGGGCCATATGGGACTGGACGAGTACCGCGAGTCCAAGCACATCTACGAGAACACGGAGCCCGCCGTGACCGGCTGGTTCAGCATGCCGGAGAAATAA
- a CDS encoding GMC family oxidoreductase — protein sequence MENTSFDYVVIGGGSGGAAVAARLSEDPNVTVALLEAGPTDADKPEVLQLNRWMELLESGYDWDYLIEPQENGNSFMRQARAKVLGGCSSHNSCIAFWALREDMDEWEAQGAVGWNAETTYPLFQRLETNDAPGEHHGRSGPVNLMTIPPRDPCGVALLDACEQQGIPRVQFNTGETVLKGANFFQVNRREDGTRSSSSVSYLHPILERQNLSILTDTWVREIIFEGDRAVAVDGVNNAFGRSQRISANKEIVLSAGAIDSPKLLMLSGIGPAEHLAEFGIEARVDSPGVGEHLQDHPEAVIAWDAKQPMVEDSYQWWEIGIFSATREGLDRPDLMMHYGSVPFDMHTLRQGYPTSENTFCLTPNVTHAKSRGTVRLRSKDYRDKPKVDPRYFTDPEGHDMRVAVEGIKLAREIAAQPAMAEWAGEELFPGKDTQSDEELADYVTRTHNTVYHPAGSVRMGADDDAMSPVDSQLRVKGVKGLRVADASVMPELTTVNPNITTMMIGERCADLIKADHA from the coding sequence GTGGAGAACACCAGTTTCGACTACGTCGTCATCGGCGGCGGCTCAGGCGGCGCCGCAGTCGCCGCCCGCCTGTCCGAGGACCCCAATGTGACCGTGGCTCTGCTCGAGGCAGGCCCGACCGACGCCGACAAGCCAGAGGTCCTGCAGCTCAACCGCTGGATGGAGCTGTTGGAGTCCGGCTACGACTGGGACTACCTCATCGAGCCCCAGGAGAACGGCAACTCCTTCATGCGCCAGGCCCGCGCCAAGGTGCTCGGCGGCTGCTCCTCCCACAACTCCTGCATCGCCTTCTGGGCGCTGCGCGAGGACATGGACGAGTGGGAGGCCCAGGGAGCCGTCGGGTGGAACGCCGAGACCACCTATCCGCTGTTCCAGCGGCTGGAGACCAACGACGCCCCGGGTGAGCACCACGGCCGCAGCGGCCCGGTGAACCTCATGACCATCCCGCCGCGGGACCCCTGCGGCGTGGCGCTGCTCGATGCCTGCGAGCAGCAGGGCATCCCCCGGGTGCAGTTCAACACCGGAGAGACCGTGCTCAAGGGCGCCAACTTCTTCCAGGTCAACCGCCGGGAGGACGGCACCCGCTCCTCCTCCTCGGTGTCCTACCTGCACCCGATCCTGGAGCGGCAGAACCTGAGCATCCTCACCGACACCTGGGTGCGCGAGATCATCTTCGAGGGTGACCGCGCCGTCGCGGTGGACGGGGTGAACAACGCCTTCGGTCGGTCCCAGCGGATCAGCGCGAACAAAGAGATCGTGCTCTCCGCCGGAGCCATCGACTCGCCGAAGCTGCTCATGCTCTCCGGGATCGGACCGGCGGAGCACCTGGCGGAGTTCGGCATCGAGGCCCGCGTGGACTCCCCCGGCGTGGGCGAGCACCTGCAGGACCACCCGGAGGCGGTCATCGCCTGGGACGCCAAGCAGCCCATGGTGGAGGACTCCTACCAGTGGTGGGAGATCGGGATCTTCTCGGCCACCCGCGAGGGACTGGACCGTCCGGACCTGATGATGCACTACGGGTCGGTGCCCTTCGACATGCACACGCTGCGTCAGGGCTACCCGACCTCGGAGAACACCTTCTGCCTGACCCCCAACGTCACCCACGCGAAGTCCCGCGGCACCGTGCGGCTTCGCTCCAAGGACTACCGGGACAAGCCGAAGGTCGATCCGCGGTACTTCACCGACCCGGAGGGTCATGACATGCGCGTGGCGGTGGAGGGCATCAAGCTTGCTCGCGAGATCGCCGCGCAGCCTGCCATGGCCGAATGGGCCGGCGAGGAGCTCTTCCCCGGCAAGGACACGCAGTCCGACGAGGAGCTCGCGGACTATGTCACCCGCACGCACAACACGGTCTACCACCCGGCCGGCTCTGTGCGGATGGGCGCCGATGACGATGCGATGTCACCGGTGGACTCCCAGCTGCGGGTCAAGGGCGTCAAGGGTCTGCGCGTGGCCGACGCCTCGGTGATGCCGGAGCTGACCACGGTCAACCCGAACATCACCACCATGATGATCGGTGAGCGCTGCGCGGACCTGATCAAGGCGGACCACGCCTAG